In Nitrospira sp., one genomic interval encodes:
- the bfr gene encoding bacterioferritin, whose protein sequence is MKAKQGVLGYLEKVLIAELTAVHQYLLHAALCKNWGYHRLHEHFQHLAQEEVGHSSGLIDHILYLEGTPKVDTVEAIAAGKTVAELLEADLRFEMEDAELLREAITHCTKVGDFTTRHLLEHMVIDTEEHIDWFETQLRTIKQVGAPAYLSEQING, encoded by the coding sequence ATGAAAGCCAAACAGGGTGTGCTGGGGTACCTGGAGAAGGTGCTCATTGCGGAACTCACGGCGGTACATCAGTATTTGCTCCATGCGGCATTGTGCAAGAACTGGGGGTATCACCGGCTCCACGAACATTTTCAGCATCTCGCACAAGAAGAGGTGGGGCACTCTTCAGGCCTGATCGACCATATACTCTATCTGGAAGGGACGCCTAAAGTTGATACTGTGGAGGCGATTGCGGCCGGAAAGACTGTGGCTGAATTGTTGGAGGCGGATCTGCGGTTTGAAATGGAAGACGCCGAATTGTTGCGAGAGGCGATTACACACTGTACGAAGGTGGGTGACTTTACGACGCGTCACTTGCTTGAGCATATGGTGATCGATACCGAAGAGCATATCGATTGGTTTGAAACGCAGCTGCGCACGATCAAGCAAGTGGGGGCGCCTGCCTACTTGTCGGAGCAAATCAACGGCTGA
- the topA gene encoding type I DNA topoisomerase, with amino-acid sequence MAKSLIIVESPTKARTITKYLGRGYSVMASVGHVKDLPTSKLGVDLEHDFEPQYVTIKGKSKVLADIKKKAQEVDRVFLAPDPDREGEAIAWHIAQELHGKGKRKDGKVFRVLFNEITESAVKRALQSPGDIDMKLVQAQQARRVLDRIVGYQGSQLLWKKVRRGLSMGRVQSVAVRLICDREKEREAFRTEEYWSVTALLAGNSPPPFEAKLHSIDGRDAEISTGEQAQRVLNEIQGKSFVVQSVERKEKKRNPVAPFITSRLQQEAARKLHYTPKKTMTLAQQLYEGVEVGAEGPTGLITYMRTDSPRISQEAMEDARTVIRERFGAEYLPATPNVYKTQKAAQEAHEAIRPTSAGREPESIRQFLDHDQYQLYKLIWNRFIASQMVPAILDVTRVDSTPLNTAERYVFRATGTVVKFAGHTAVYLEGTDKEAPSQKPKSDQETEDDSERRLPVLNEGEGVRLVMQEGQTVAGLMSKQHFTQPPPRYNEALLVRELEEKGIGRPSTYASIISTIQDRKYVEKVEGRFLPTETGRTVNDFLLKGFPDLLDTEFTSHMEEQLDEVEEGTKPWVAAVREFYAPFTKDMELAQNIPGPKDAVEPPTNIPCEKCGRMLEIKWGRNGKFLACPGYKDDPPCKNTQNFERLADGTIKIVPKLEETTDEKCEKCSSPMVVKTGRFGKFLACSAYPECKTTKPIALGVKCPQPGCDGDLVQKRTKKGRNFYSCSRYPQCEYALWDRPINKPCPACQAPFLIEKISKQAGRSVQCRNEDCGYREAG; translated from the coding sequence ATGGCTAAATCGCTGATCATCGTGGAGTCTCCGACCAAGGCGCGAACGATTACCAAGTATCTTGGGCGAGGTTATTCGGTCATGGCCTCGGTGGGGCACGTCAAAGATCTCCCGACGAGCAAGCTGGGCGTGGACCTTGAACACGATTTCGAGCCGCAGTACGTGACGATCAAGGGAAAGTCAAAAGTTCTGGCGGATATCAAAAAGAAGGCGCAAGAGGTCGACAGGGTATTCTTGGCTCCTGACCCTGATCGTGAGGGCGAAGCGATCGCGTGGCATATCGCGCAGGAACTGCATGGAAAGGGGAAGAGAAAGGACGGCAAGGTCTTTCGTGTGCTGTTTAACGAGATTACTGAATCGGCCGTCAAACGCGCCTTGCAATCCCCGGGCGACATCGATATGAAGCTGGTCCAGGCCCAGCAGGCTCGCCGGGTGCTTGATCGTATCGTGGGGTATCAGGGCAGCCAGTTGCTGTGGAAGAAAGTTCGTCGAGGCCTCAGCATGGGACGTGTGCAGTCCGTGGCCGTGCGATTGATCTGTGACCGTGAAAAGGAACGCGAAGCGTTCCGAACGGAAGAATACTGGTCGGTCACGGCACTGCTCGCGGGGAACAGCCCTCCCCCGTTCGAGGCGAAACTACATTCCATTGATGGGCGGGACGCGGAAATTTCGACGGGAGAACAGGCGCAGCGAGTTCTTAACGAAATCCAAGGCAAATCCTTCGTCGTGCAGTCAGTCGAACGCAAGGAGAAAAAAAGAAACCCCGTCGCTCCGTTTATCACCAGTCGGCTCCAACAGGAAGCCGCCCGCAAATTGCATTATACCCCGAAGAAAACCATGACCCTCGCGCAGCAGTTATATGAGGGCGTGGAGGTCGGGGCTGAAGGCCCGACGGGTTTGATTACGTATATGAGAACGGACTCTCCGCGTATTTCCCAGGAAGCAATGGAAGACGCCCGAACTGTCATCCGGGAACGGTTTGGGGCAGAGTATCTTCCCGCCACTCCCAATGTGTACAAGACCCAAAAGGCGGCTCAAGAAGCACACGAAGCCATTCGGCCGACTTCAGCGGGGCGCGAGCCTGAGTCGATCAGGCAATTTCTGGATCACGATCAATACCAGCTGTACAAACTTATTTGGAATCGGTTCATCGCCTCTCAGATGGTGCCGGCGATTCTCGATGTGACGCGGGTAGATTCGACGCCGCTCAATACCGCTGAACGATATGTGTTTCGTGCCACCGGGACGGTCGTCAAGTTCGCCGGGCACACGGCTGTCTACCTGGAGGGTACCGACAAAGAAGCCCCCTCGCAAAAGCCTAAGAGTGATCAAGAGACCGAGGATGATTCCGAACGACGTCTCCCGGTACTCAACGAGGGGGAGGGGGTGCGGTTGGTGATGCAGGAAGGGCAGACCGTGGCCGGGTTGATGTCAAAGCAGCACTTCACCCAGCCGCCCCCGCGATATAACGAAGCATTGCTCGTCCGAGAGTTGGAAGAGAAAGGGATCGGGCGGCCATCGACTTATGCCTCGATCATTTCCACCATCCAGGATAGAAAGTACGTCGAGAAGGTGGAGGGCCGATTCCTGCCCACCGAAACCGGACGGACCGTCAATGATTTCTTGCTGAAGGGTTTTCCGGATCTGCTGGATACGGAATTCACTTCCCACATGGAAGAGCAGTTGGATGAGGTGGAGGAAGGAACCAAGCCGTGGGTTGCGGCGGTGCGGGAGTTTTATGCCCCCTTCACTAAAGATATGGAATTGGCCCAAAACATTCCCGGTCCCAAAGATGCGGTAGAGCCGCCGACCAATATTCCTTGTGAAAAGTGCGGTCGCATGTTGGAGATCAAGTGGGGCCGAAACGGAAAATTCCTGGCCTGCCCGGGCTACAAGGACGACCCGCCCTGTAAGAATACTCAGAATTTTGAACGGCTTGCCGACGGAACGATCAAGATTGTTCCGAAGCTGGAAGAAACAACAGACGAGAAATGTGAAAAATGCTCCAGCCCCATGGTGGTGAAAACGGGGCGGTTCGGCAAGTTTCTCGCGTGTTCCGCCTATCCGGAGTGTAAAACGACAAAGCCCATCGCGTTGGGGGTCAAATGTCCTCAGCCGGGATGCGACGGAGATCTCGTCCAGAAGCGTACGAAGAAGGGGCGAAATTTCTATTCTTGCAGCCGGTATCCTCAGTGTGAATATGCTCTGTGGGATCGGCCGATCAACAAACCTTGTCCCGCTTGTCAGGCGCCATTCCTTATAGAAAAAATCAGCAAGCAAGCCGGGCGTAGCGTGCAGTGCCGCAATGAAGACTGTGGGTATCGCGAAGCCGGGTGA
- the bfr gene encoding bacterioferritin: MKAKQGVIEILNKILTADLTAINQYFVHAKMCANWGYDRLHHHVRQRSFDEMKDAEELVEHILYLEGVPNLQRMNTVHVGETVPEQLKADLKAEQEMLSLLSDGVVHCTKVGDFTTRHMLEDMVKDVDQHIDWIETQMETIKQVGLENYLAEQIKKES; the protein is encoded by the coding sequence ATGAAGGCCAAGCAGGGTGTCATCGAGATTTTGAACAAAATTCTGACGGCGGATCTTACCGCCATTAATCAATATTTCGTCCATGCGAAGATGTGTGCGAATTGGGGGTATGACCGGTTACATCATCACGTCAGACAGCGCTCCTTTGACGAGATGAAGGATGCCGAGGAATTGGTCGAACACATCCTCTATCTCGAAGGCGTGCCGAACCTACAACGCATGAATACCGTGCATGTCGGCGAGACGGTACCGGAACAGCTCAAGGCGGATCTGAAGGCCGAACAGGAGATGCTCTCGCTCTTGAGCGACGGCGTGGTGCATTGCACTAAGGTGGGGGACTTTACGACTCGCCATATGCTGGAAGATATGGTCAAGGACGTGGATCAGCATATCGACTGGATTGAAACCCAGATGGAAACCATCAAGCAGGTGGGGCTGGAGAACTACTTGGCTGAGCAAATCAAAAAGGAAAGCTAA
- a CDS encoding Rne/Rng family ribonuclease, whose product MGVEIAISIAREETRVAVLDNGVVTDLYGDRAKDQDFVGNIYKGRVAKVLPGMQAAFIDIGLEKAAFMHVSDLSLDLETGDTLVEGDDEDGKESEVPKPKRQSSKPIEELLSEGQEVMVQISKGPIGTKGSRVTTYVSLPGRYLVFMPTVEHIGVSRRIPRDEERARLKEIMKRARRPGFGYIVRTVSEGVKEEELRSDVEFLHVLWQDILTKRDQQPAPSLLHSDLSLSFRVVRDLFSRRVDRLLIDSREEYNAIKNFVQRFSPEQTSRIHFYDKEESLFDHLGVEQEIARAMSRKVWLKSGGYLVIDHTEAMTVIDVNTGRFVGKRDQEETILRNNLEAAREIAYQVKLRGIGGIIIVDFIDMEREKNRDKVYHALVDAMSADKARTRISRVSDLGLIEISRERVREDLLRSLSEPCHYCDGRGYTKSPMTVAYEIFREVRRLGQEIEQQRVVVGAHPTVAQLMQEQEQAGLDELEHRYGAKILVTADDRLHLEQFDLVVM is encoded by the coding sequence ATGGGTGTTGAAATAGCTATCAGTATCGCGCGGGAAGAAACCCGTGTCGCGGTTCTTGATAACGGTGTAGTGACCGATCTGTATGGGGATCGTGCCAAAGATCAGGATTTTGTCGGAAACATTTACAAAGGACGCGTTGCAAAGGTATTGCCCGGCATGCAGGCAGCCTTCATCGACATCGGGCTCGAAAAGGCCGCGTTCATGCATGTGTCGGACCTTTCGTTGGATCTGGAGACCGGGGACACTCTCGTGGAAGGGGATGATGAGGACGGCAAGGAGTCCGAAGTTCCTAAGCCGAAACGCCAGTCGTCCAAGCCCATCGAAGAACTGCTCTCGGAAGGCCAGGAAGTGATGGTGCAAATCTCCAAAGGGCCGATCGGCACCAAAGGTTCGCGCGTGACGACCTATGTCTCACTGCCGGGACGGTATTTGGTATTCATGCCGACGGTGGAACACATCGGCGTATCCCGACGCATCCCACGTGACGAGGAGCGGGCGCGGTTGAAAGAGATCATGAAGCGGGCGCGGCGTCCCGGCTTCGGCTACATCGTCAGGACGGTCAGCGAGGGCGTGAAAGAAGAGGAGTTACGCTCCGATGTCGAATTCCTTCATGTCCTCTGGCAGGACATCCTGACCAAGCGTGACCAGCAGCCGGCTCCGAGCCTCTTGCACAGTGATTTGAGTCTGAGCTTTCGTGTCGTGCGCGATCTCTTCAGCCGGCGAGTGGATCGGCTGCTGATCGATTCGCGGGAAGAATACAACGCCATCAAGAATTTTGTGCAACGGTTTTCTCCGGAGCAGACCTCCCGGATTCATTTCTACGACAAAGAAGAGAGTCTGTTCGATCACCTCGGGGTAGAGCAGGAAATCGCGCGCGCGATGAGCAGGAAAGTCTGGCTGAAGTCAGGCGGATATCTGGTGATCGATCATACCGAGGCGATGACGGTCATCGACGTCAATACGGGTCGATTTGTCGGAAAACGCGACCAGGAAGAAACAATCCTTCGCAATAATCTGGAAGCGGCGCGCGAAATTGCGTACCAGGTGAAGTTGCGCGGTATCGGCGGCATCATCATCGTGGACTTCATCGACATGGAGCGGGAGAAGAACCGGGACAAAGTGTACCATGCGCTGGTCGATGCCATGTCCGCCGATAAGGCACGAACCAGAATCTCGCGCGTGTCCGATCTCGGCTTGATCGAAATTTCCCGTGAACGTGTCCGCGAGGACCTGCTTCGCTCGCTGTCCGAACCCTGTCACTATTGCGACGGGCGTGGGTATACCAAGTCGCCGATGACGGTGGCCTATGAGATTTTTCGCGAGGTGCGTCGGCTGGGACAAGAAATCGAGCAGCAACGCGTCGTGGTGGGAGCCCATCCTACGGTGGCGCAGCTCATGCAGGAACAGGAACAGGCTGGGCTCGATGAACTGGAGCATCGCTACGGGGCCAAAATCCTGGTCACCGCGGATGATCGATTGCATTTGGAACAATTTGACTTGGTTGTGATGTAG
- the rodA gene encoding rod shape-determining protein RodA, whose product MIDRMIDSRGLDSFDLRFIGLIVVILSVGVVSIYSVTHSQDTAFPFYLKQLVWILLGTVAFLVMYLSDYHKIARLAYPTYAVILILLAVVLVMGKSSRGAQRWIPIGPFAFQPSEFAKLVLVLVLANYYSRVPRVGWMQRVVLPGLIVLPGLLLILKQPDLGSGLSFLAVYAAMLLMVGVRSKALGIILLLSVMLFPFVWEMVWASLHDYQRQRVMAFVDPDYDPGGKGYHALQSRIAIGSGELSGKGLYGGTQSQLKFLPEGHTDFVFAVYAEEWGFLGVLVLLALFVALIWVSLEIAARAKDTLGALLAAGIIAMLCFCMVVNIGMTAGMFPIVGIPLPLVSYGGSATIMTMASLGLLLNVKRRRLSLFY is encoded by the coding sequence ATGATCGATCGGATGATAGACAGTCGTGGGTTAGATAGTTTCGACCTCCGTTTCATCGGGCTGATTGTCGTCATCCTGTCGGTTGGGGTGGTTTCGATCTACAGTGTGACCCATTCCCAGGACACCGCCTTTCCCTTCTATCTCAAGCAACTCGTGTGGATTCTCCTCGGGACTGTGGCGTTTCTGGTGATGTATTTGTCGGATTATCACAAGATCGCCCGCCTAGCCTATCCGACCTATGCGGTGATTCTGATCTTGTTGGCGGTGGTCTTGGTGATGGGGAAGTCCAGCCGAGGCGCCCAGCGCTGGATTCCGATCGGGCCGTTTGCCTTCCAGCCTTCCGAGTTCGCTAAACTGGTGTTGGTGTTGGTTCTGGCCAATTATTACTCCCGGGTGCCTCGGGTGGGGTGGATGCAGCGGGTGGTTTTGCCGGGCCTCATTGTGCTGCCGGGATTGCTCCTCATCCTCAAACAGCCGGATTTGGGCAGCGGGTTGAGCTTCCTGGCGGTCTATGCCGCCATGTTGTTGATGGTCGGCGTGCGCTCGAAAGCGCTGGGCATCATTCTGCTGTTGTCGGTCATGTTGTTCCCGTTCGTCTGGGAAATGGTGTGGGCGTCATTGCATGACTACCAACGACAACGTGTCATGGCCTTCGTCGATCCTGATTATGATCCGGGTGGAAAGGGCTACCATGCGTTGCAGTCTCGCATTGCCATCGGCTCGGGGGAGTTGTCCGGCAAGGGACTCTACGGTGGCACGCAAAGTCAGCTGAAATTTCTTCCGGAAGGTCATACGGATTTTGTCTTTGCCGTCTATGCCGAAGAGTGGGGGTTTCTCGGCGTCTTGGTGCTCCTGGCGCTCTTTGTGGCGTTGATCTGGGTCTCTCTGGAAATTGCCGCGCGTGCGAAGGACACGCTTGGGGCTCTGTTGGCGGCAGGGATCATCGCGATGTTGTGCTTCTGCATGGTGGTCAATATTGGAATGACCGCGGGGATGTTTCCCATCGTCGGCATTCCGCTTCCGTTGGTAAGTTATGGGGGGAGCGCGACGATCATGACCATGGCATCTTTGGGCCTCTTGTTGAACGTCAAGCGGCGACGGCTCAGCCTCTTCTATTAG
- the dprA gene encoding DNA-protecting protein DprA, whose protein sequence is MADHPLRPWLLLRAVPGVGDTLLLKLVQACGTPEAVLRASPPDLEELGCRPPLIEAIRRGVESSVLHDIDDELMQLQAGRVRVLTYCDPEYPSRLRTIPDPPPLLYVQGALTDGDQHAIAIVGSRTVSAVGRVVAEELAHDLAAMGFTIVSGLARGVDGAAHRGALAAKGRTLAVMGCGLDRTYPTEHRRLRAAIEQQGAVISELPLGAAPQAHHFPRRNRIISGLAFGVIVTEASLESGSLITARLAAEQGREVFAVPGFVKAENCRGSNRLIRDGARLIECAQDVVDELLPQLDAAFRRRLEERTSIEAAQAAFHLGNEERLVYDALSDLPCSVDEVIRRSGLDAAQVAAVLLSLELRHCLRQLPGNEYIRLGGPRHGD, encoded by the coding sequence GTGGCTGATCACCCTCTTCGTCCGTGGCTGCTGCTGCGCGCCGTTCCCGGTGTGGGAGATACGCTCCTGCTCAAGCTGGTCCAGGCATGTGGTACACCTGAGGCGGTCCTTCGGGCCTCGCCTCCAGACCTTGAAGAACTCGGATGCCGCCCGCCTCTTATTGAGGCCATTCGACGAGGGGTTGAATCGTCGGTGTTGCACGACATCGATGACGAATTGATGCAGTTGCAGGCCGGTCGTGTGCGAGTGCTCACGTATTGCGATCCCGAATACCCCTCACGATTGCGGACCATCCCCGATCCGCCGCCGCTCCTCTATGTGCAAGGGGCGCTGACGGACGGCGACCAGCACGCGATCGCGATCGTTGGAAGCAGAACGGTGAGTGCCGTCGGACGGGTGGTGGCCGAGGAACTGGCGCACGATTTGGCTGCAATGGGGTTTACGATCGTGAGCGGCTTGGCCCGCGGCGTGGACGGCGCGGCTCATCGAGGTGCGCTTGCCGCAAAGGGCCGGACCCTCGCGGTGATGGGCTGTGGATTGGACCGGACCTATCCGACAGAGCATCGGCGCCTCCGCGCGGCGATCGAGCAGCAGGGGGCCGTGATCTCCGAGCTTCCGCTCGGCGCCGCGCCGCAAGCACATCATTTTCCCCGCCGCAATCGCATTATCAGTGGGTTGGCATTCGGTGTGATCGTTACGGAAGCGAGTCTCGAAAGCGGTTCCTTGATCACGGCGAGGCTTGCGGCGGAACAGGGGCGAGAAGTCTTCGCAGTGCCGGGGTTTGTGAAGGCGGAGAATTGCCGTGGTTCGAACCGCCTCATCCGTGATGGTGCGCGATTGATCGAATGTGCGCAAGACGTGGTGGACGAGTTGTTGCCCCAACTGGATGCCGCGTTTCGCCGGCGGCTCGAGGAACGGACGAGTATCGAGGCGGCACAGGCGGCGTTTCATTTGGGAAACGAAGAGAGGCTGGTGTATGATGCCCTCAGCGATTTGCCCTGCTCCGTGGACGAGGTGATCCGACGGAGCGGGCTCGATGCCGCGCAGGTGGCGGCGGTATTGTTATCGTTGGAGTTGAGGCACTGCCTTCGCCAGCTACCGGGTAATGAATACATTCGTCTCGGTGGGCCTCGCCATGGAGACTGA